Proteins co-encoded in one Brassica rapa cultivar Chiifu-401-42 chromosome A02, CAAS_Brap_v3.01, whole genome shotgun sequence genomic window:
- the LOC103850988 gene encoding sister chromatid cohesion protein SCC2, translating to MSNPSSSGLGSTSSLTQFGIGLANTAQSDVASHLPLPSLPIFCGAAQPGELKLFDEVAEGSGYRSLNRAEILSQSRRIAKMLEETDVSYLDLRNEARELNCNSEEPFQLYDQVLRCNPGAFEYAIPGPTCDPVCTSEEPQQRTSEPSVPVKIQRQADHHLPRSIQPEPVKRVLRSKHVENHSWHPEPLINQSPRDDIATHDSRPETITMNDSASKKSTGKKKRKDGAGPGASSVQPDSSVLQESIVNSFCEMLEDFCGKAEVPGDDRNEAEWSSVPVDEIRVLVTELMTIRSKMLLHVVPVDILSRLLHTLDHQIHRAEGLSINSEHSDSDSLELVLGALESIHVSLAVMANSDMPKQLYKEEVIERILEFSRHQMMAVMSAYDPSYRSASKPADNVAFEGDDDDDLDPDMGSASKRRRTGKSGKVKKSAVNRITGTVNTALQKLCTILGLLKELLLVERLSDSCILQLLKTSVTTFMVENIQLLQLKAISLIGGIYNSYPQHRTYVIDELSQLLWKLPSSKRVLRAYHLPDEEQKQIQMVTALLIQLVHNSTSLPETLRQASSANAILENPVDVGYLTKCHEAATETCCLFWTRVLGRLASLKAQDASEIKVMTENIVNDLLTALNLPEYPSVSLILEVLCVILLHNAGLKSKDVSARSMAIDLLGIIATRLKQDAVLCSEDRFWTLLESESEGRVDQVGTKDCALCLGKRAGNLLICQICPRRFHAGCLGLKEVDIPSRNWHCPFCVYKRQLLVLQSYCKTDTKSGKVESEEDPNMITQTEVVQQMLLNYLQDAGSADDAHTFICWFHLCLSYKDVPKSQEKFKYYIARLKAKSIIRNSGATTSFLTRDAIKKITLALGRNSSFSRGFDKILHMLLASLRENSPIIRAKAMRAVSTIVEADPEVLCDKRVQLAVEGRFCDSAISVREAALELVGRHIASHPDVGSKYFEKVAERIKDTGVSVRKRAIKIIRDMCTSNPNFSEFTSACAEILSRISDDESSIQDLVCKTFYEFWFEEPPGHHTQFTSDASSIPVEVEKKTKQMVGLLRTTPNHQLLVTIIKRALALDFFPQATKAAGINPVALASVRRRCELMCKCLLEKILQVEEMSREGEVQVLPYVLLLHAFCLVDPGLCTPSSDPTKFVITLQPYLKSQVDSRIGAQLLESIIFIIDSVLPLIRKLPISVTEDLEQDLKHMIVRHSFLTVVHACVRCLCSVSKLMGKGVSVVEHLLQFFFKRLESQGADNNQIAGRSLFCLGLLIRHGNSLISTSGSRSFNLSGCLNLFKRHLRMEDFALKVRSLQALGFILIARPEYMLEEDIGKIIENTLSDEANGRMKMQGLQNMYDYLIDAEKQLGSDKSVDITVNPVEQGGHTVPVAAGAGDTNICGGIVQLYWDKILGRCLDCDDQIRQIALKIVEVVLRQGLVHPITCVPYLIALETDPLEANQKLAHHLLMNMHEKYPAFFESRLGDGLQMSFIFMQSISQVYSESNQNPQQKCSGKNDHTSSSLTQARLGVSRIYKLIRGNRISRNKFMTSIVRKFDNPTWSGSVISFLMYCTETLALLPFTTPDEPLYLVYSINRVIQVRAGAIESNLKALLHKDSAKTQHGNGTYQQDSTPANIHMMDLNTRIQEEHTHWNSYGHSTPIDLNGVVYQDPRDQFISYQTHYGEANVHKMTSSDPPELSTDDLQKIKVDCLSAIALQLLLKLKRYLKVTYSLNDERCQAYSPTEPLKPGDPLSRQNVAFDLSDTRTDLPSTYQDLVLRYQEFKNAMREDTLDYTIYSSNVKRKRPTPRKSSRSAKKAVAYNDDDDDEDDDDRGWNGGGGRGMTARRLNYSTRNSNRR from the exons CTGGCGAGCTCAAGCTCTTCGATGAGGTTGCCGAAGGTAGTGGCTACAGGTCGTTGAATCGCGCTGAGATTCTCTCGCAATCTAGGAGAATCGCGAAGATGCTTGAAGAAACTGACGTTTCTTACCT GGATCTTAGGAACGAGGCTAGGGAGCTCAACTGTAATTCTGAGGAGCCTTTTCAGTTATATGACCAAGTTTTACGATGCAATCCTGGAGCATTTGAGTATGCTATCCCTG GTCCGACCTGTGATCCAGTCTGTACCAGTGAAGAGCCTCAACAGAGAACTTCCGAGCCAAGTGTTCCTGTCAAGATTCAACGACAGGCAGATCATCATTTACCTAGGAGTATCCAGCCTGAACCTGTGAAAAGGGTATTACGATCAAAACATGTTGAAAATCATAGTTGGCATCCTGAACCTTTGATAAACCAGTCACCACGAGATGATATTGCAACTCATGACTCTCGACCTGAAACGATCACCATGAAT GATTCTGCTTCCAAAAAGTCAACGGGCAAGAAGAAACGTAAAGATGGCGCTGGCCCTGGTGCGTCTTCAGTTCAGCCAGATTCATCTGTGCTTCAAG AGTCCATCGTAAATAGCTTTTGTGAGATGCTGGAGGACTTCTGTGGCAAAGCTGAAGTCCCTGGTGATGATAGGAATGAAGCAGAGTGGTCGTCAGTGCCTGTTGATGAAATTCGTGTTCTTGTAACTGAATTGATGACTATAAGGTCAAAAATGCTTTTGCATGTGGTACCTGTTGATATTCTATCGAGGTTATTGCACACTCTGGATCATCAGATACATAGGGCCGAAGGCTTGTCCATTAATAGTGAGCAT TCAGATTCAGATTCATTGGAGTTGGTTCTTGGTGCCCTTGAGTCGATCCATGTATCGCTTGCAGTGATGGCCAACAGTGATATGCCAAAGCAGCTCTACAAGGAAGAG gtgattgaGAGAATTCTGGAGTTTTCTAGGCATCAAATGATGGCTGTTATGTCTGCTTATGATCCATCATACCGCAGCGCAAGTAAACCCGCAGATAATGTTGCATTTGAAG gggatgatgatgatgatcttgaTCCTGACATGGGCTCAGCCAGTAAAAGGCGGCGCACAGGAAAAAGTGGCAAAGTGAAGAAGTCGGCAGTGAACAG GATCACTGGAACAGTGAATACCGCACTACAGAAACTTTGCACTATTCTTGGCTTACTCAAGGAGCTGTTGTTGGTAGAAAGGTTGTCTGACAGTTGCATTTTACAACTGTTGAAGACAAGTGTGACAACATTTATGGTGGAAAATATCCAACTTCTGCAGCTTAAAGCAATTAGCTTAATCGGTGGT ATATATAATTCATATCCTCAACACCGAACATATGTGATAGATGAGTTATCTCAATTGCTCTGGAAGCTACCTTCCTCAAAACGAGTGTTGAGAGCCTACCATCTACCTGATGAAGAACAAAAGCAGATTCAAATGGTCACTGCTTTGCTCATTCAGTTGGTTCACAACAGCACAAGCCTTCCTGAAACCCTGAGACAGGCTTCCAGTGCAAACGCCATACTGGAGAATCCAGTTGATGTCGGCTACCTAACTAAATGTCATGAGGCGGCTACAGAAACATGTTGCCTTTTCTGGACTCGTGTCCTTGGACGACTTGCCAGTTTAAAGGCTCAGGATGCTTCTGAGATAAAAGTGATGACTGAGAACATTGTTAATGATCTACTGACTGCATTGAATCTTCCTGAATATCCATCAGTTTCTCTTATTCTTGAG GTTCTCTGTGTCATACTGCTGCACAATGCAGGGTTGAAATCAAAAGATGTCTCTGCCCGGTCAATGGCCATTGACTTACTAGGTATAATTGCTACCAGGTTGAAACAAGATGCTGTCCTCTGCAGTGAAGACAGATTTTGGACATTACTAGAATCAGAAAGTGAAGGTAGAGTTGACCAAGTTGGCACAAAAGATTGCGCTCTTTGTTTAGGTAAAAGGGCTGGGAACTTATTGATCTGTCAAATTTGTCCAAGGCGGTTTCATGCTGGCTGTTTGGGTTTAAAGGAAGTAGACATCCCAAGTCGAAATTGGCACTGTCCGTTTTGCGTATACAAGAGGCAACTTCTTGTACTGCAGTCTTACTGTAAGACGGACACCAAGAGTGGTAAGGTTGAGTCAGAAGAAGATCCAAATATGATTACACAGACAGAAGTTGTGCAACAGATGCTCCTGAATTATCTTCAGGATGCTGGATCTGCTGATGATGCGCATACTTTCATTTGCTG GTTTCATCTGTGCCTTTCGTATAAAGATGTTCCAAAATCTCaggaaaaattcaaatattacaTTGCTAGATTGAAAGCAAAGTCAATAATCCGTAACTCTGGAGCAACTACGTCGTTCTTGACAAGAGATGCTATAAAGAAGATTACTTTAGCTCTTGGACGAAATAGTTCCTTTTCCAGAGGATTTGATAAGATTCTACACATGCTCCTG GCTAGTTTAAGAGAGAACTCTCCCATTATTAGGGCTAAAGCTATGCGAGCA GTTAGTACAATTGTTGAAGCTGATCCAGAGGTACTGTGCGATAAGCGTGTTCAGTTGGCTGTTGAAGGAAGGTTTTGTGATTCTGCTATATCTGTTAGAGAAGCAGCACTTGAACTTGTTGGTAGGCATATTGCCTCACATCCTGATGTTGGTTCAAAG TATTTTGAGAAGGTCGCCGAGAGGATTAAAGATACTGGAGTGAGTGTTCGAAAACGAGCCATAAAGATCATACGTGACATGTGTACTTCAAATCCCAACTTCTCTGAATTTACAAGTGCATGTGCCGAGATATTATCTCGAATCAGTGATGATGAATCTAGCATCCAG GATCTTGTATGCAAAACTTTCTATGAATTTTGGTTTGAGGAACCTCCAGGGCATCATACTCAATTTACCAGTGATGCTAGCTCCATTCCAGTGGAAGTGGAAAAGAAAACTAAGCAAATGGTTGGGTTGTTAAGGACGACTCCAAATCACCAGCTTCTTGTAACAATTATTAAGCGTGCCCTGGCCCTTGATTTTTTCCCTCAAGCAACCAAAGCTGCTGGTATCAACCCAGTTGCCCTTGCATCAGTACGCAGGCGCTGTGAGCTGATGTGCAAGTGCTTACTGGAAAAAATATTGCAG GTAGAAGAAATGAGCCGTGAAGGAGAGGTTCAAGTGCTTCCTTATGTACTTCTTTTGCATGCTTTCTGTCTGGTGGATCCTGGGCTGTGTACACCGTCTTCAGACCCTACTAAGTTTGTTATCACCCTACAACCATATCTGAAGAGTCAG GTTGATAGTAGAATAGGAGCACAGTTACTAGAGAGTATTATATTCATAATCGATTCTGTCCTGCCCTTGATCCGCAAGCTGCCTATTAGTGTCACTGAAGACCTGGAGCAAGATCTAAAGCATATGATTGTTCGGCATTCATTTCTAACTGTTGTCCATGCTTGCGTTAG GTGTCTCTGTTCTGTGAGTAAATTGATGGGAAAAGGTGTTAGCGTGGTCGAGCATCTTCTTCAGTTCTTTTTTAAGCGGTTGGAGTCCCAGGGGGCTGATAACAACCAG ATTGCTGGGCGGTCCCTTTTTTGTCTTGGGTTGCTTATTCGCCATGGTAACTCTCTTATTAGCACCTCCGGTAGTAGGAGTTTCAATCTCTCTGGCTGTCTCAATTTATTCAAACGACACCTCCGCATGGAAGATTTTGCTTTGAAAGTCAGGTCCCTGCAG GCTTTAGGTTTCATTCTGATTGCACGGCCTGAATACATGTTGGAAGAAGACATTGGAAAAATAATCGAGAATACATTATCAGATGAAGCAAACGGACGTATGAAG ATGCAAGGATTACAGAACATGTATGATTACCTTATCGATGCGGAAAAACAATTGGGATCAGATAAATCTGTTGATATCACGGTTAACCCAGTTGAGCAAGGTGGACATACTGTACCCGTGGCCGCTGGTGCAGGTGACACCAACATTTGCGGAGGTATTGTGCAGTTGTATTGGGATAAGATATTAGGTAGATGCTTGGACTGTGATGATCAAATTCGCCAGATTGCTCTCAAG ATAGTGGAAGTCGTGCTACGTCAAGGTCTTGTTCATCCTATTACATGTGTTCCTTATTTGATTGCCCTCGAGACAGATCCGCTCGAGGCCAACCAAAAGCTGGCCCATCATTTACTAATGAATATGCATGAGAA GTATCCGGCTTTTTTCGAAAGCCGTCTCGGTGACGGACTTCAAATGTCGTTTATCTTCATGCAATCCATCAGCCAGGTCTATTCAGAATCAAATCAAAATCCTCAGCAGAAGTGTTCGGGGAAGAATGATCATACTAGTAGCTCTCTCACACAAGCTAGACTTGGAGTCTCTAGGATCTACAAGCTTATCCGTGGCAACAGGATTTCTCGAAACAAATTTATGACTTCTATCGTTCGCAAGTTTGATAATCCAACCTGGAGCGGCTCGGTTATATCCTTCCTGAT GTATTGCACTGAAACCCTTGCTTTACTTCCATTCACAACACCTGATGAGCCGCTCTATCTCGTGTATTCCATAAACCGAGTTATACAAGTCAGGGCTGGTGCAATCGAGTCAAATTTGAAGGCTCTGTTACATAAAGATTCCGCAAAGACTCAGCATGGAAATGGAACGTACCAACAAGATTCGACTCCTGCAAATATTCACATGATGGATTTGAACACAAGAATTCAAGAAGAACATACGCATTGGAATTCCTATGGCCATTCGACTCCAATTGATCTTAATGGAGTAGTGTACCAAGATCCCAGGGATCAGTTTATTTCATATCAAACCCATTATGGCGAAGCAAATGTGCACAAGATGACCTCATCTGATCCTCCTGAATTATCCACCGATGATTTGCAGAAAATTAAG GTTGATTGCTTATCAGCAATAGCTTTACAACTACTTTTGAAGCTCAAGAGATACTTAAAAGTCACGTACAGCTTAAATGATGAACGGTGCCAA GCCTATTCTCCAACGGAACCCTTGAAGCCAGGAGATCCTCTGTCCAGACAAAACGTTGCCTTTGACCTCAGCGATACGCGCACTGACTTACCTTCAACCTATCAAGACTTGGTTCTGAGATATCAG GAGTTTAAGAACGCGATGAGAGAAGATACACTTGACTACACCATTTACTCATCAAACGTCAAGAGAAAACGCCCAACGCCAAGAAAAAGCTCAAGATCTGCAAAAAAAGCAGTGGCCtacaatgatgatgatgatgacgaggaTGATGATGACAGAGGTTGgaatggaggaggaggaagggGTATGACTGCTCGGAGACTAAATTACAGCACCAGAAATAGCAACAGAAGGTAA